GGAAAAAGTATTGGGAAATGCCGTGAAAAGCTTGAAAGAACCTAATCTTGTTGTCATATTTATCGGCATCGTGCTTGGTTTGGCATTAGGAGCCATCCCTTTTTCCTTTCCGGGTGTCAGCACTCCTGTGAAGCTGGGATTAGCAGGAGGGCCGATTATTGTCGGTATTCTTTTGGGCACTTTTGGACCCAGAATACATATGATTACTTATACTACCCGTAGTGCGAACTTGATGTTGCGTGCTTTAGGACTTTCCATGTATCTCGCCTGCCTGGGACTGGATGCCGGAGCTCAATTTTTCGACACCGTATTCCGTCCCGAAGGGTTATTATGGATTGCTTTGGGAGCCGGATTGACCATTATTCCAACAGTTTTGGTTGGTTTCGTGGCTTTTAAGATGATGAAAATAGATTTCGGCTCTGTATCCGGTATGTTGTGCGGTAGTATGGCCAATCCGATGGCATTGAGCTATGTGAACGATACCATTCCCGGTGACAATCCATCTGTAGCCTATGCGACAGTTTATCCGTTGTGTATGTTCTTGCGGGTAATTATCGCTCAAGTGTTGCTGATGTTCTTGTTGAACTGAGAGGAGGGTGTGTCATAATGCCTGAATATAAAGATTTACCCCTGCCACAGATAGCTATAGCAGGGGGCATTTCTTCAAAAAGGGAATTTTGACACACCCTCTTTGAGTTATTAAATAGTGATTTGGCGCTAGTAAATTGTAAATAGTAAAATAAGTAAATAAAATGACTGCTCAAAGTAACATAACACCTGAAAGCATCGTGGGTGATCTTCGTTATCTGCAACTGCTTTCCCGAAGTTTCCCTACCATTGCCGATGCCAGTACGGAAATAATTAATTTGGAGGCTATCCTGAATCTGCCTAAGGGGACAGAGCATTTCCTGACCGATGTACATGGTGAATATGAAGCCTTCCAGCATGTGCTGAAGAATGCTTCGGGTGCGGTAAAACGTAAAGTAAATGAAATATTCGGCAACACTCTCCGTGAAGCTGAAAAGAAAGAAATCTGTACATTGATTTACTATCCCGAAGAAAAGCTCCAATTGGTGAAAGCCCGCGAGAAGGATTTGGACGACTGGTATCTGATAACGTTGAACCAACTGGTAAAAGTCTGTCAGAACGTATCTTCCAAATATACCCGTTCGAAGGTACGCAAATCACTGCCTGCCGAATTCTCTTATATCATTCAGGAGTTATTGCACGAATCGTCTATCGAACCGAACAAGCATGCTTATATTAATGTAATTGTCAGTACGATTATCTCTACGAAGCGTGCCGACGATTTCATTATCGCTATGTGCAATCTGATTCAGCGTCTGACTATCGATTCTCTTCATATCGTAGGCGATATTTATGACCGTGGTCCCGGTGCACATATCATTATGGACACATTGTGCAACTACCACAACTTCGATATCCAGTGGGGAAATCATGATATTCTCTGGATGGGGGCAGCTTCCGGTAATGATAGTTGCATTGCCAACGTGATACGTATGTCCATGCGCTACGGTAATTTGGGCACGCTTGAAGACGGGTACGGAATCAATCTGCTTCCATTGGCTACTTTTGCAATGGATACGTATGCCGATGATCCTTGTACGATTTTCATGCCGAAAATAAACTTTGCCGATGCTCATTATAATGAGAAGACTTTGCGTCTGATTACTCAAATGCATAAAGCCATCACCATTATTCAGTTTAAGCTGGAAGCCGAAATCATCGACCGTCGTCCGGAGTTTGGAATGGCTAACCGTAAACTTCTGGAGAAGATTGATTTTGAACGTGGCGTCTTTGTATATGAAGGAAAAGAATATGCTTTGCGCGATACCAACTTCCCGACTGTAGATCCGGCAGATCCTTACCGGCTGACTGAAGAAGAACGCGAGTTGGTAGAAAAGATTCATTATTCATTTATGAATAGTGAGAAATTGAAGAAGCACATGCGCTGTCTGTTTACCTATGGCGGCATGTATCTGGTTTCAAATTCGAATCTTCTTTACCATGCTTCTGTTCCTCTGAATGAGGATGGTAGCTTTAAGCATGTCAAGATACGTGGAAAAGAATACTGGGGACGTAAATTGCTGGATAAATCCGATCAACTGATCCGTACTGCTTACTTCGATGAAGAAGGAGAGGAAGATAAGGAGTTTGCTATGGATTATATTTGGTATATGTGGTGCGGTCCGGACGCTCCCTTGTTTGATAAGGATAAGATGGCGACTTTTGAGCGTTATTTTGTAGAAGATAAAGAGTTGCATAAAGAAAAGAAAGGCTATTATTACACATTGCGTGACCGGGAAGATATTTGTGACCGGATTTTGGCGGAGTTTGGAGCTTCAGGTCCTCACTCGCATATTATCAACGGTCATGTGCCTGTGAAAACGATTCAGGGAGAACAGCCCATGAAAGCCAATGGCAAGCTTTTTGTTATTGATGGTGGTTTCTCAAAAGCCTATCAGCCGGAAACGGGAATTGCGGGATATACGCTTGTCTATCATTCTCATGGTATGCAGCTTGTACAGCACGAACCGTTCCAGTCCCGTCAGAAAGCCATTGAAGAGGGATTGGATATCAAGTCCACCAATTTCGTTCTTGAATTTAATTCGCAACGGATGATGGTGAAAGATACCGATAAGGGAAAAGAACTGGTGACTCAAATACAGGATTTGAAGAAATTGCTTGTTGCTTATCGTACCGGTTTGATAAAAGAAAAAGTATGAGTAAGACAATCAAATTTGATTTTTCTATGGAGGATATGCGTATCCTTCATAGATACATTCATTCCGAAAAATATCATTGCAGTACTTTCTGCAATCATTGGGTTAATGGTAGAAAACACTACGATGTTTGTTTCTAATCATCCCAATGTTTGTTTTTAATCATTGAGATGTTTGTTTTAATCATCCCAATGAAAAAATAATCTATCAGCATATTTGTTTACTAGTCATAATTCCTAATTTCAGACAATGTCCTATAGGATTAAACTGTAATCCTGTCAACTAAAACAGAATCCTTTGTTTCAAGATGTTTTAAGGTGCTTAATGAGTTCCAATTGCATCCGCGTATCATCATTAATATCGTTATAATCGGCTTCTTAATATTCAGAAAGTTCTCTTGCAGGGCTTAACCATTTTTCTACAGTCATGTGTTCAAAAATGGTATCTTTATATTCTCCTTTTTGATATTTTCTTTGTGCATTGTCTGACTATAAAATCCGATGATATGGTGAACTAAATTCTGCCTACGGAAATAGTCATTCCCGATGCACACAATGTTATTTCATGCCAGAAATCTTTTCTTTTATCCAAGTCAACTTTTGCAAGGGTTAAAGTATATTGTTGCCCCTCTTTAGACCATTGACTGTTTGGGGAGTTGCACATTAACTCTATTTTTTGGAGCAATGTATCTTCAAGCGGATGAATAAATTCAAGAATTATTTCTTCTGAGTAATCTCCATTAAAGTTTGGTGGGCATCCCATGGAAGAAATTATTTTGTATTCCGGGATTTGAAACCCTAAGACTTTTTCAGAAGTAGAATCTGCTAATAATGGCTGAGAAGGTTTGCAGGGAATTATTTCAAGTTCAGACCAGTGTCCCCCATACCGTTCTTTTATATCATTTTCTTTAATCTCTGCATTTATAAAAAGAAGAGTAAAAAAAAGGACTGTCAAGGAAGAGAACAACGCCGCTGCAATAAATACCGCATTTAGCCACCAACTGTGTTCTTGACAGAATTCAATAGTAACAAAAACGACAAGTGCCAAAATACCTATGGCAACAAGTATTATTCGTCCGATTCCTTTATTTATTTTCGTTGATAGTCCTTTCATGATATTATATTTTAAGTTGTTCTTCAAAGTTGGCTACTAATATAGCATCAGTCATAAAAAATACTCCAAGAAAAAATATAATTCCTATAATACTAAATCCAGTAAGTATAAGTATTCTTTTAAATTTTTTCTTATTTGTCAAAGAAGCCAAAATAAAAAGAATCAATACAAGTGGATAAATAACTAAGAATAAGTAAACATTTAATTCTCCATAGGAGATTCCTGTCGTCCTGCTAACATGTGATAAAAATTCTATTCCAAAGTTTGTAATAGCATCGCAATTGTTTTGCACATTTTGAATTAATGAATTTATTTCCATGTTTTTCTATTTCTCAAATTTCATAAGTTAAAAAGTCGCCTTTCATTTCTTTCATATATTCATCAAGACTTTCTATATAAAGGTATGTATCACTTGGCTGATGGTAAATTGTTATTTTATTCATTGTTCTACTTCCTTTTTCACAAACTTCTTGTAAAAATTTTGCATTACTTCCACAAACTCAACAGGCAATCTTTTGATAACTTCCTCTTTAATAGGTTCAGGCACACCACCATAAAAGGCTTCTGCTATTCCACCAGTAATGGCTCCCATTGTATCAGCATCACCTCCTAATGAAACAGCCAAGCGGACTGCATTTTCAAAATCTGTACTTTCTAAAAATGCAATGATAGATTCCGGTACCGACCCTTGACAAGTAGCATCAAACTGATAGGTGGGGCGGATTTCGTCACAAGTTCGGCTTAAATTATAACCAAAAGACATTTCTATGTAGTTCTTGATTTCTTCCTTACTTTTTCCTGTTTGAGCCAAAAAAATGCAAGCAGCCGTGGCTTGCGCTCCCTTTATCCCTTCAGGGTGATTATGGGTGATTTCAGCACTTTCTTTGGCTTTTTGCAATGTTTCTTCCAAGGTGTCAAATGCCCAGCCAACAGGACTTACACGCATAGCTGAACCATTCCCAAAACTATTGTAAGGTTGTGGATTTTCGCTTCTTAGCCAACTTCTGAACATTTTTCCATATCCAGCCGATGGATAGCGGTTCCCGTAGTCTTGCATAATACCTAATAAACTATCATTGGTCAGTAACCAATCAGCATTAGCAACAGTCATTACTGTATCATCTGTAAACTTTGAGAATGGAGTGAAAAGATTGAAATTTAAGTTTTTTTTATGATACGTTTCGTAAAAAGAGCCAATCATGTCGCCAGCCACAGCTCCTAACAAAGCTGTAGTGTTTAATATCCCTAACAATCTTAATGTATTTATATCCTTACATCCATTGAAATAGCGTTCAAGTACTTTTTGAAACAAATTGTCTTCTTCAACTTCACAAAACAAAGTCATGCACGAATGAACTTTCATTGCATCCAAATCTCCAAAAACATCTTTGGCATTGACACCTTGCAGGTTGAGGAATGTCGTTGTTATTTCTCTTAATCTTGCTCCAAGTATTGGATGCTGCAAATAAGCTTTGGCTTCTTCCAAATCTTCAATGCCATAATAAGTGGAATTATCGCTTGTTCCCAACCCTTTCAGTTGTGGGAATATGTACCATATCCAATGTGTCAGTTTTCGTCCATTCCTCACTTCTGTTAAAGCACTCTCGTACGTTCGTTCCTGTGCATCAACAAATCGTTTCAAAGAGTACTCCTCCCTTGGTTTGTTTTGTATCTTTTGAAGGGATTTCTTTTGTTTATCAAACCATTTAAACATAATCAGAACATTTTATTAAATTCCTATAAAGATAAAGACTTTTTTAATTTTCTCCAAATACTATCCAATCTGTATTGTCCGACTATAAGATCCAATAAATTAAACTCTTCCTATGGAAATAGTCAGCTTTTATTTTGAATTAACAGATTTTGCTGACGCTTTACATTCTCTTAAAATCCTTTCTGCATTGGTTACAATGATAAATGTCCTCTTTGTAACTTTTAAACCATATAAGAAATAGCAATATAGGATTTTGAATATGACATGATATTCCTTTGGCTTCAAGATTCGCTTTGTATTCATCTGCCAAGATGGGATTTTCACAATGTATTAATAATTTCATAAGCACTACTTATTTATCTAAATCCTTTTATTTCTATTCTATTCTTTTGCTCTTGATTTTTGCACAAGTTTGCAAATTCATCTCTCACCTGTTTTTGGGCAATGAAAAATCCGTCAAGAATAGATTTTAAATACTCATTGTAATTAGGGATATTGCAAGCAAAATATGTTACCATTTGACAATGTGTAGCAATGAATCCTTTTTTCTTATTTATAGTATATAAGTTTGTGATTGCGCTACTTTCATTTGCTTTGTTAACGGCTTGTTTCAGATAGTCTGCATCAGGGTCATTTATGTTTATTCCTCCCCATGCAACATCATAAATCCAAATGATATGGCTATCATTACTCGCATCTATCTTAAATTCCTCTCCTTGATATTTAAAACAGATGCTATTTTCATCGTTTATTTCATATTGGCAACCAATATCTGCTAGCGTTTTAATTAACAAATTTCTCGTCTGATTCTCTTCTTTGTTGATAGCATCATTAACGGCTTCATTCTTTTTTTCGTAATCAGATTTCTTGTTTTTATCATTTTCAATGGCATATCCCACTCTGCCAAAGAAATAAGCGGCAAATATAAATATAATGCCTAATACTATCCAGCTTTCCATGTTTTGAGTTATAATAGGTTATAATCATAAAGGCTATCGCACTTACCTTTGACTAATTGTCCTTTCTCTGTGTTGGGATATTTATTTGCCACCATTTTAAAATTGCATAATTCGTAATGGATATTTGCAGCAACCTTATCATCTGTTACAATTTCACAAGCAAGTCTGATTAATTGTTTTGCTCTATTCTTGGCAGCTGTTGTATACTCATCATTCTCCCAGTCTCTTTTTTTACATACCTGTCCCAAATAACTGGCACCTTTGTAATACTGGGTAATTTCCCAACACCAATTAAATGAGTTCTGCAGTCCGATGGCATATCTCACCATGAGTTGGGCTTTATGGTTGGGTTCCGTGGTCAGGCTCATTTTTTGTTCCAAAGAGTACATTCTCCTTGCAAAATCATATCTGAAATTCGACTTTATTTTTCTCTTTTTGTGCATTACGCTAAAAGGATCATATCCCATATGGACATTGAGGTGCTTCTTATATGCCTTACTGACTGCCCCAAGATATTCTACGGCTTCGGCATACCGCATATTGCGTAGGCATAGTGTACCAATAATGTCATTTAAATAATCAGTGCCTGTATAGCTTCGTGCATTAAGATAGCGGTCAAATTCAGACTTTGGCTTTTGCACACACTGTACATATTTAATGGCAGTGTTCACTCCAAGGCTATCTATCATCTCAAAGAAGTGATTACTATAGTCGTAGCTATTGAAATTGTTAGAATATCGATATTCTGACATCGTATATGTTACAGGCATATATTCATGCTTCCCGTTTACTTCATCTAGTTCTTGTTTGTTTACAAGGTTAAGCAAGCGATTGTCTGCCATATTTGCAAGTTGTAACGCTCGGATAGTCTTGCCCGCCTTAATCATTCGAGGACATACCTCTGCCAATAATATTCTGCGCATCATGTCATTCCAATAGTAATAACTTTCACAGTAGGATAACATATAACCTCTTGCGGTTTCAAGGCGAACATTCTCGTCGATATTCTCGGTGATTTTTAAATCAAGCCACTTTAATTGACTGAACAACTTGTTCTCATAGGCTGAATTGTATGGTTGCAGCTTCGCATCCAAATACATCCTGAACACTTGTACCGATTCGTTGATAAATTCTGAAGAACGGCTATTTTCGGCCAATTCCAATAGGTAAGATGCTTTAGTGGTCTCACCTTTAAGGTCTGCCAAAAATGCTGCTGTATAATACCACGTTGCAGGATTGTCACTTCTGCCACTTCCAGCCATTTTCAAACAAAGAGAATATAGCTTGTTCTGTTCTGTTGTCACCTCAAATTTAGGATTCCAATCAAACTCCCCTAATGGCTCAAGCTTTCTTACATATTCTTGCAGGGTCTCTGCTATATAGTTACTGTTTGGAGCGTATTCACATACAAGTTCAAGAGCTTCCACTGTAGACAGTTTCTCTCCTGTGCGTCCTGCGCAGAAAAGCATCGATTGCACATCACCAAGCTGGGCAAAATATTCCATAGCTTTTTCAGAACGTTTTATATGGAATTCAGCACCGACTATGTAGGGATAAATAAGTTGGCGCATAAGATTATTCTCAGAAAGTAGGGTAACTTCTGATTCCCAAAAATCAATACACTCTTCATATCTGGCCAGTGAGAACAGTGCTCTAATGCCTTGCAATAGATATCTGTCGCGTAGTCTTGCATCATTCACAGACAATGATTTTTCTGCAATCTCTTCAAGTGTCATTCTTGCTCCAATTTTCATCGAAGGATAATACCAGCGTGAGTTACGTTTTAGACGGATGTACTCATTTGTCTTTGCTAAAAGGAGGAAATCCAAAATCGAAGTGTCTCTTTGGGTTATCCACTTTACAAATTTATTGTTACCGGTGGTTGCTTTATTGTCATAAAGTAACTCAAACTCTTCGAGTGGCATCTCATAAACGACATGATAGATATCTTTCAATGGGATGGTATGAGAGGTCAGTTTCTGCCACTCCTTGCAGTTCCTGTTAGCACCGGGATAACATCCCTTAATTTCTAGTTCTGCCTTTGGGTGGCTATTGTGTACCCTGTACATATAATATCCTTCTGGAGAGTACCATGGTCCCCAACAAGCCAGTGCCTCATTAGTAGCAAGTAAAATAACGAGACTAAAGAGAAAGTATCCGGTCGATTTCATCGTCTGTATAGTTTTTTAATTGTTTTTCATCCAAATGATAAAGTATGTTGCCTCTGTGTGGCTTCCCTAAATTTTGCTCAATAAGCCCCTTGACGTGAAAAATTTCAGATGGCGTAGGTCTTTCGTATCTGATATGTCTGTCACCAGAAGATGTCGCACTGTCCGCCGACACTATTGATACGAACTTATTGTTTTCAAACTTTACCCCCCAACCAAAAAACGGATAAGCGAAATCGAGAGGGATCGGGTATTTTATGGGCTTGATATATGGTCTTACATCAGCAATATCCAAAATAGAGTTTTTTGTATTGGGATTCTGTAGTGCTCCTGTGTTGTAAAGCATTAGCACTCCTCCATCTGCAGTGGGGGGCATTTCTTGCAACTGATGTAACCTTACCGTTATGCTCAGCTCAATATTCTTTGGATGCAAAGAGTCCTTTATGGTTTGGCACAATCGGCTATAACTGTCTTTTGTTGATTCCGTCCAATCGCAATCGAGTTGAATTTCCCGAATCTCACCACACTCATTGTATGAACTCATGGCCAATAACCTTTCAGTAATAAGTGAGGCAAACTCTGTTTCCCTGCCACCCATTGCTCGGAGGGCATCAATTGTAATGTATGTTACTGGTATAATCTCTAAACTGTCTGGAACGGCCGACAAGAACTTGGTTGTGGCGATTGGTACAATATCAACACTTCCTGTTTGATAGTTCTGCTCGGTAGCAACATCAAACATACGCACATAAATACGTTTGATGTTGTGCTTTCGCAGGAATGATGTCTCGATGGAGTCAATATCGAATACGGTTTTCCAGTGATAAATAGAATTGTGTTTTGTTACGTTGACACTCTCTTCGGTTACAGAATTGTTTTTGCGACCGCAACAGATAAAAATAACGGTGGCGGCTAATATCAACCAAACTTTAAGTGGGTTCATATCGTTATTTTTAATCAGTGTGAGCACATGTTTACCACGATTACCTATGTCTGCAAACGGGTGCGTAGTATTGGAGAATAGTAGGACAAGAGATCCCATCCCTTTCTTAATCTTATTCATAATTTTTTCTTTGCTAATCTGATTATTGACTCAAATTCTTTACATCAAGCCGTTATCTTCTGATAAAGACCTGATAAGAACTGAATTGCCCCAAAGATGATGGCTCCCCATGTAACAATATATGTTCCACCCTCACGGGCTGCATTGGAATAAGTAACAGCGGTAACCAGCAATCCTCCAATACACCATAAAGCACCATATAACATATTTTTATTAGCAGCCTTGCTTTTTGCTTCTTTCATCTGTTGTTGAAGATTGGACACTATTATGTTCGCATCTTCTGCATTTAATCCTTTTTCTGCTAAGATGTTTTTCACATCTTTTATAGTCCGATGCTGTTTAAATAATAAATCGGCAGCAAAAGCATAGATTTGATTGACTAAATCTTGATTTTCTTGTTCTGTTCTTTGTTCTTTCATAATCTTTTTATTTATCTGTTACGTTTACAATCCAAGTCCACCCAAATTGAATAACAATTAAAACAAGCCACATATGCCAACACATGTTAAAAGTCCATGATGGGAGAAAATCTGTATTTAGAAGCCAATGGTCTATAACGTAAACAGCCCAATAAAGAATTATAAAAACGTAAAGAGGAGAAGTGGACTTGTTAATCATTGCTTGATAACAATTGTGATAATGAATATTGTATTCATCTTTAGTAGGGTATTGTTGTTTCAATTCTTTCAGATATTTTAAAGCCCCCATATATCTTTCCAATCTGAGTAAAATTGTTGATTTAAGATTTAAAATCGCTTCATATATTTCTTTGTAATCTTCTTTGCTAATGAGGTTTATTCCTTTTCCCAAAACAGATAAAGCATCATCAATATAAGATAGTGAGTCTTTACAATATCCGTTTTCTGCAAGATTTTTTCCATATTGAAAATAGACGCCTACCAATGAGAGGACTTCATTGCGATTTTGTCCTTTTTCCATTGAACGGATTTCCATATTATATTTTTCCAAAAACTGTTCGATTCCAATTGTTCCATCGAACAACGCTTTTGTCGCTTCTACTATATTCCAATTTCCCATCGCTTCAATTTCTATTTTACCATTATGATTTATTTCTGTACACTCAACTTTTTTGGGTATTCCATCTTGTGGTAGGCTATATGCAACCCTATAGCCAAGAGTATTCGTTATTGCACTTGATACTATCAAAGTAATAGCTGTGTCTATAATTCTTCTTCTACTATATCATTCATAATCTGCCTAAACACATCCCCTGCCATCAATCCACCGCTTGCAGGCAATCCTTTCTTGCGAATGGAAACGATAATGCTGTATTTCGGGCTATCGGTAGGGAAGTAACCACAAAACTCCACAGCATATTCATCATTTGGAAGGCGGACTGTTCCCGTTGCTCCTGCCACTTTGACCTTATCAGATTTGGCAGGTTTGGCTAATCCATCGGTAACGGCATATTCCAATGTCTGCTTCACACTGTCAACGGATGCGGCAGTACCTTTGGCAATGGCATTGTAGAAGGTCAGGTTCTGCAATGGAGTGGTGAGGATGCCATATCCCAGAGGATTATAAACAAAGCTTGTGTCTTTCACTTGATAACCGTATCTGGCAAGTGTCTCCGCAAAGGCTCGTTCATCCCCAAACGCCTTTCTGACAGTTTTATAATTGGCAATGTTGGAAGCGACTCCCACACCTTGCTCCACTGTAATTTCTCCATATCCACCCCGATGCCAATTACGGTCTAATAATGTATCTTTATCAATAACTAAAATTCCATTTCCAACATCCACCGTATCGGATAGTTTGACTGTCTTTGTCTCCAGTGCAGCCAAAAGTGAGGCGATGCGCACCAATCCCGATTCTTGCAGGATGGAATCAGAACCGACAGAAGCTTTGATTTCACCCGTTTGAACTTCCATTACAATAACCTGACCCGATATAGCGTTAAGTTCGGACAACTTATTTTGCAGGATGGAATCAACTTTCACCTGCAATGTGCTGTCTATGGTAGAAACCGGGGCTGCACTTATCTTGGTAAACCTGTAAGCCGTAAAGACGACAAGTAATATCAGCAAAACTCCTACCATACAAACTATAATGGTTTTCCATCCTGTCAGCCCTCCCTTAGTCCGATCATGAGGTGAGGCTTCTTTCTCAGCATGTTCAGCCACTACCGAAGCCACCATCAAATCATTCACTACGTCCTTCTCTTCTATTCCTCTCTCCACCTTATCAACCGGAATGAGAATGCAAGTATAATTATCTTTTGTCCTGCCATTGCAGATGTCCTTGATTGCTTGCAACTTTTCGGTGTCAGTAAGCTTTTTGTCTGCCAATATCGAACACAGTTCGTCATTCGTCAACTGCTCCAAAACACCGTCGCAGCAAAGGAAGAAATAATCTCCCTCTTCCACATCCGAAAAATTAAATACATCAGCTTTGGAGCGATGTGGTAAGTTGGGTTGCATGGCACGGGTTATCACATTCTTCTGAGGGAAATTCCGTGCTTCCTCTTCCGTCAACTCACCGGCCTTCAGTAGGTCATTAACCAGCGAATGGTCGGAAGACTGATACAAGATGCCGAGCCGGTCATTGGCTTTATCCACATACGAAGGACGGATATGGTAAATGCGGCTGTCACCAATATGGGCAACCAGATAACCACCCCGATGCAGGCAAAGGCAAACCATGGTGGTTCCCATCTTTCTCATCGCATTGTCATCCTTTTTGTCCAGTTCGTCGTATGCACGGTCCAATGCTTCTTTAAAAAGCTCCGGAGACATGAATCCATCTTTCGGATAGTGGCATTCCAAATACCGTCCCA
This genomic window from Bacteroides sp. AN502(2024) contains:
- a CDS encoding fructose-1,6-bisphosphatase; this encodes MTAQSNITPESIVGDLRYLQLLSRSFPTIADASTEIINLEAILNLPKGTEHFLTDVHGEYEAFQHVLKNASGAVKRKVNEIFGNTLREAEKKEICTLIYYPEEKLQLVKAREKDLDDWYLITLNQLVKVCQNVSSKYTRSKVRKSLPAEFSYIIQELLHESSIEPNKHAYINVIVSTIISTKRADDFIIAMCNLIQRLTIDSLHIVGDIYDRGPGAHIIMDTLCNYHNFDIQWGNHDILWMGAASGNDSCIANVIRMSMRYGNLGTLEDGYGINLLPLATFAMDTYADDPCTIFMPKINFADAHYNEKTLRLITQMHKAITIIQFKLEAEIIDRRPEFGMANRKLLEKIDFERGVFVYEGKEYALRDTNFPTVDPADPYRLTEEERELVEKIHYSFMNSEKLKKHMRCLFTYGGMYLVSNSNLLYHASVPLNEDGSFKHVKIRGKEYWGRKLLDKSDQLIRTAYFDEEGEEDKEFAMDYIWYMWCGPDAPLFDKDKMATFERYFVEDKELHKEKKGYYYTLRDREDICDRILAEFGASGPHSHIINGHVPVKTIQGEQPMKANGKLFVIDGGFSKAYQPETGIAGYTLVYHSHGMQLVQHEPFQSRQKAIEEGLDIKSTNFVLEFNSQRMMVKDTDKGKELVTQIQDLKKLLVAYRTGLIKEKV
- a CDS encoding penicillin-binding transpeptidase domain-containing protein, which encodes MVGVLLILLVVFTAYRFTKISAAPVSTIDSTLQVKVDSILQNKLSELNAISGQVIVMEVQTGEIKASVGSDSILQESGLVRIASLLAALETKTVKLSDTVDVGNGILVIDKDTLLDRNWHRGGYGEITVEQGVGVASNIANYKTVRKAFGDERAFAETLARYGYQVKDTSFVYNPLGYGILTTPLQNLTFYNAIAKGTAASVDSVKQTLEYAVTDGLAKPAKSDKVKVAGATGTVRLPNDEYAVEFCGYFPTDSPKYSIIVSIRKKGLPASGGLMAGDVFRQIMNDIVEEEL
- a CDS encoding DUF1810 family protein, with the protein product MFKWFDKQKKSLQKIQNKPREEYSLKRFVDAQERTYESALTEVRNGRKLTHWIWYIFPQLKGLGTSDNSTYYGIEDLEEAKAYLQHPILGARLREITTTFLNLQGVNAKDVFGDLDAMKVHSCMTLFCEVEEDNLFQKVLERYFNGCKDINTLRLLGILNTTALLGAVAGDMIGSFYETYHKKNLNFNLFTPFSKFTDDTVMTVANADWLLTNDSLLGIMQDYGNRYPSAGYGKMFRSWLRSENPQPYNSFGNGSAMRVSPVGWAFDTLEETLQKAKESAEITHNHPEGIKGAQATAACIFLAQTGKSKEEIKNYIEMSFGYNLSRTCDEIRPTYQFDATCQGSVPESIIAFLESTDFENAVRLAVSLGGDADTMGAITGGIAEAFYGGVPEPIKEEVIKRLPVEFVEVMQNFYKKFVKKEVEQ